The following are encoded in a window of Cuculus canorus isolate bCucCan1 chromosome 39, bCucCan1.pri, whole genome shotgun sequence genomic DNA:
- the RBM23 gene encoding probable RNA-binding protein 23 isoform X2: protein MEAGGSSALPDPTDAMTSDDFDIVIEAMLEAPYKKEEAQPGPSKVQTEPPASQPAEDSGKEAKKESGSGSGSSSRKKRSRSRSRSREHRHSRSRDRDRDRRRRSRSRERRSRHRSRSRERRRSSRSRSRERRRDDRSRRRFGHSKSPLYREKSPAREPLGSLSPEERDARTVFCMQLAARIRPRDLEDFFSAVGKVRDVRIISDRNSRRSKGIAYVEFCEIQSVPLAIGLTGQRLLGVPIIVQASQAEKNRLAAMASSLQKGGGGPLRLYVGALHCNITKEMLRGIFEPFGKIDSIVLMRDPDTGQSKGYGFITFAEAECARRALEQLNGFELAGRPKRVGQVTERPDGTTDIAFPDGADDDAGPAARLQLMAKLAEGSGLPLPTAQALQLNGALPLGALNPATLTALSPALNLASQTLASQCLQLSGLFTPQTL, encoded by the exons ATGGAGGCGGGGGGCTCGAGCGCGCTGCCCGACCCG ACGGATGCCATGACGTCGGACGACTTCGACATCGTCATCGAGGCGATGCTCGAGGCGCCCTACAAGAAGGAGGAG GCGCAGCCCGGTCCCTCCAAGGTGCAGACGGAGCCTCCGGCTTCTCAG CCGGCGGAGGATTCGGGCAAAGAGGCCAAGAAGGAGAGCGGCAGCGGCAGCGGGAGCAG CAGCCGGAAGAAGCGAAGCCGAAGCCGGAGCCGAAGCCGTGAGCACAGACACAG CCGGAGCCGCGACCGCGATCGGGATCGGCGCAGGAGGAGCCGGAGCCGGGAACGCCGCAGCCGTCACCGCAGCCGCAGCCGGGAACGCCGGCGGAGCAGCCGCTCCCGCAGCCGGGAACGCCGGCGCGACGACCGATCCCG GCGCCGCTTCGGGCACAGCAAGAGCCCTCTCTACCGGGAGAAGAGCCCCGCGCG GGAACCGCTCGGCAGCCTCAGCCCCGAGGAGCGCGACGCCCGCACCGTCTTCTGCATGCAGCTCGCCGCCCGCATCCGCCCCCGCGACCTCGAGGACTTCTTCTCCGCCGTCGGCAAG GTGCGGGACGTGCGGATCATCTCGGACCGCAACTCGCGCCGCTCCAAGGGCATCGCCTACGTGGAGTTCTGCGAGATCCAATCGGTGCCCTTGGCCATCGGCCTCACCGGGCAGCGCCTCCTCGGCGTCCCCATCATCGTCCAGGCCTCACAG GCCGAGAAGAACCGCCTGGCGGCGATGGCGTCGTCGCTGCAGAAGGGCGGCGGAGGGCCCCTCCGCCTCTACGTGGGCGCTCTGCACTGCAACATCACCAAGGAGATGCTGCGCGGCATCTTCGAGCCCTTCGGAAAG ATCGACAGCATCGTGCTGATGCGCGACCCCGACACCGGGCAGTCCAAGGGCTACGGCTTCATCACG TTTGCGGAGGCGGAGTGCGCGCGCCGCgccctggagcagctgaacGGCTTCGAACTCGCCGGGCGCCCCAAGCGCGTGGGGCAGGTGACCGAGCGCCCCGACGGCACCACCGACATCGCCTTCCCCGACGGCGCCGACGACGACGCGGGGCCCGCCGCGCGCCTCCAGCTCATGGCCAAGCTGGCCGAGG GCTCGGGGCTGCCGCTCCCCACGGCGCAGGCGCTGCAGCTCAATGGGGCACTGCCCCTCGGCGCCCTCAACCCCGCCACCCTCACCG
- the RBM23 gene encoding probable RNA-binding protein 23 isoform X3, with protein sequence MEAGGSSALPDPTDAMTSDDFDIVIEAMLEAPYKKEEAQPGPSKVQTEPPASQPAEDSGKEAKKESGSGSGSSRKKRSRSRSRSREHRHSRSRDRDRDRRRRSRSRERRSRHRSRSRERRRSSRSRSRERRRDDRSRRRFGHSKSPLYREKSPAREPLGSLSPEERDARTVFCMQLAARIRPRDLEDFFSAVGKVRDVRIISDRNSRRSKGIAYVEFCEIQSVPLAIGLTGQRLLGVPIIVQASQAEKNRLAAMASSLQKGGGGPLRLYVGALHCNITKEMLRGIFEPFGKIDSIVLMRDPDTGQSKGYGFITFAEAECARRALEQLNGFELAGRPKRVGQVTERPDGTTDIAFPDGADDDAGPAARLQLMAKLAEGSGLPLPTAQALQLNGALPLGALNPATLTALSPALNLASQTLASQCLQLSGLFTPQTL encoded by the exons ATGGAGGCGGGGGGCTCGAGCGCGCTGCCCGACCCG ACGGATGCCATGACGTCGGACGACTTCGACATCGTCATCGAGGCGATGCTCGAGGCGCCCTACAAGAAGGAGGAG GCGCAGCCCGGTCCCTCCAAGGTGCAGACGGAGCCTCCGGCTTCTCAG CCGGCGGAGGATTCGGGCAAAGAGGCCAAGAAGGAGAGCGGCAGCGGCAGCGGGAGCAG CCGGAAGAAGCGAAGCCGAAGCCGGAGCCGAAGCCGTGAGCACAGACACAG CCGGAGCCGCGACCGCGATCGGGATCGGCGCAGGAGGAGCCGGAGCCGGGAACGCCGCAGCCGTCACCGCAGCCGCAGCCGGGAACGCCGGCGGAGCAGCCGCTCCCGCAGCCGGGAACGCCGGCGCGACGACCGATCCCG GCGCCGCTTCGGGCACAGCAAGAGCCCTCTCTACCGGGAGAAGAGCCCCGCGCG GGAACCGCTCGGCAGCCTCAGCCCCGAGGAGCGCGACGCCCGCACCGTCTTCTGCATGCAGCTCGCCGCCCGCATCCGCCCCCGCGACCTCGAGGACTTCTTCTCCGCCGTCGGCAAG GTGCGGGACGTGCGGATCATCTCGGACCGCAACTCGCGCCGCTCCAAGGGCATCGCCTACGTGGAGTTCTGCGAGATCCAATCGGTGCCCTTGGCCATCGGCCTCACCGGGCAGCGCCTCCTCGGCGTCCCCATCATCGTCCAGGCCTCACAG GCCGAGAAGAACCGCCTGGCGGCGATGGCGTCGTCGCTGCAGAAGGGCGGCGGAGGGCCCCTCCGCCTCTACGTGGGCGCTCTGCACTGCAACATCACCAAGGAGATGCTGCGCGGCATCTTCGAGCCCTTCGGAAAG ATCGACAGCATCGTGCTGATGCGCGACCCCGACACCGGGCAGTCCAAGGGCTACGGCTTCATCACG TTTGCGGAGGCGGAGTGCGCGCGCCGCgccctggagcagctgaacGGCTTCGAACTCGCCGGGCGCCCCAAGCGCGTGGGGCAGGTGACCGAGCGCCCCGACGGCACCACCGACATCGCCTTCCCCGACGGCGCCGACGACGACGCGGGGCCCGCCGCGCGCCTCCAGCTCATGGCCAAGCTGGCCGAGG GCTCGGGGCTGCCGCTCCCCACGGCGCAGGCGCTGCAGCTCAATGGGGCACTGCCCCTCGGCGCCCTCAACCCCGCCACCCTCACCG
- the RBM23 gene encoding probable RNA-binding protein 23 isoform X4 — MEAGGSSALPDPTDAMTSDDFDIVIEAMLEAPYKKEEAQPGPSKVQTEPPASQPAEDSGKEAKKESGSGSGSSSRKKRSRSRSRSREHRHSRSRDRDRDRRRRSRSRERRSRHRSRSRERRRSSRSRSRERRRDDRSRRRFGHSKSPLYREKSPAREPLGSLSPEERDARTVFCMQLAARIRPRDLEDFFSAVGKVRDVRIISDRNSRRSKGIAYVEFCEIQSVPLAIGLTGQRLLGVPIIVQASQAEKNRLAAMASSLQKGGGGPLRLYVGALHCNITKEMLRGIFEPFGKIDSIVLMRDPDTGQSKGYGFITFAEAECARRALEQLNGFELAGRPKRVGQVTERPDGTTDIAFPDGADDDAGPAARLQLMAKLAEGNPRRGAAVGRMWGG, encoded by the exons ATGGAGGCGGGGGGCTCGAGCGCGCTGCCCGACCCG ACGGATGCCATGACGTCGGACGACTTCGACATCGTCATCGAGGCGATGCTCGAGGCGCCCTACAAGAAGGAGGAG GCGCAGCCCGGTCCCTCCAAGGTGCAGACGGAGCCTCCGGCTTCTCAG CCGGCGGAGGATTCGGGCAAAGAGGCCAAGAAGGAGAGCGGCAGCGGCAGCGGGAGCAG CAGCCGGAAGAAGCGAAGCCGAAGCCGGAGCCGAAGCCGTGAGCACAGACACAG CCGGAGCCGCGACCGCGATCGGGATCGGCGCAGGAGGAGCCGGAGCCGGGAACGCCGCAGCCGTCACCGCAGCCGCAGCCGGGAACGCCGGCGGAGCAGCCGCTCCCGCAGCCGGGAACGCCGGCGCGACGACCGATCCCG GCGCCGCTTCGGGCACAGCAAGAGCCCTCTCTACCGGGAGAAGAGCCCCGCGCG GGAACCGCTCGGCAGCCTCAGCCCCGAGGAGCGCGACGCCCGCACCGTCTTCTGCATGCAGCTCGCCGCCCGCATCCGCCCCCGCGACCTCGAGGACTTCTTCTCCGCCGTCGGCAAG GTGCGGGACGTGCGGATCATCTCGGACCGCAACTCGCGCCGCTCCAAGGGCATCGCCTACGTGGAGTTCTGCGAGATCCAATCGGTGCCCTTGGCCATCGGCCTCACCGGGCAGCGCCTCCTCGGCGTCCCCATCATCGTCCAGGCCTCACAG GCCGAGAAGAACCGCCTGGCGGCGATGGCGTCGTCGCTGCAGAAGGGCGGCGGAGGGCCCCTCCGCCTCTACGTGGGCGCTCTGCACTGCAACATCACCAAGGAGATGCTGCGCGGCATCTTCGAGCCCTTCGGAAAG ATCGACAGCATCGTGCTGATGCGCGACCCCGACACCGGGCAGTCCAAGGGCTACGGCTTCATCACG TTTGCGGAGGCGGAGTGCGCGCGCCGCgccctggagcagctgaacGGCTTCGAACTCGCCGGGCGCCCCAAGCGCGTGGGGCAGGTGACCGAGCGCCCCGACGGCACCACCGACATCGCCTTCCCCGACGGCGCCGACGACGACGCGGGGCCCGCCGCGCGCCTCCAGCTCATGGCCAAGCTGGCCGAGGGTAACCCCCGCCGTGGGGCCGCCGTGGGGCGGATGTGGGGCGGAT AA